The Candidatus Hydrogenedens sp. genome contains a region encoding:
- a CDS encoding DUF362 domain-containing protein: MRTTRRTFLSMSAMGTAYFITQSIAQTENTQPTPQAGEKSRVVVIRDKDLLDTEDNINKKVLEKMVDEGVKTLFQTATPEEAWKKIIKPDDVVGIKSNVSGPPRTPVELEDVLKMKVMAVGVPADKVSVDDRGVLRNPVFQNSTALINTRPMRTHHWSGVGSLLKNYLMFSDKPPSWHADSCANLAGLWDLPIVKGKTRLNILVMITPLFHGKGPHHYNKEYTWNYQGLVIGTDPVACDATGLRILKAKRLQYFGSEQPFAVSPHHIQVAQDKFHLGNADENRIELIKLGWEDGFLI, encoded by the coding sequence ATGAGAACTACTCGCAGAACGTTTTTAAGCATGAGTGCAATGGGCACTGCATACTTCATTACTCAATCCATTGCACAAACAGAAAATACACAACCCACCCCACAAGCAGGGGAGAAATCCCGCGTCGTTGTGATTCGCGACAAAGACCTATTAGATACTGAAGACAATATTAACAAAAAAGTCCTTGAAAAGATGGTAGACGAAGGGGTAAAAACACTATTCCAAACAGCCACACCCGAAGAAGCATGGAAAAAAATTATCAAACCTGACGACGTCGTAGGCATTAAGAGTAATGTTTCTGGACCACCACGTACACCAGTAGAATTAGAAGACGTCTTAAAGATGAAAGTTATGGCTGTAGGTGTGCCAGCAGATAAAGTCTCTGTTGATGACCGCGGAGTATTACGAAATCCCGTTTTTCAAAATAGCACTGCACTAATTAACACAAGACCAATGAGAACTCACCATTGGTCAGGCGTAGGAAGTCTACTTAAAAATTACTTGATGTTCTCCGATAAGCCACCTTCCTGGCATGCAGATTCTTGTGCAAACCTTGCAGGTCTATGGGATTTGCCCATCGTTAAAGGAAAAACACGGCTAAACATCCTTGTTATGATTACTCCCCTTTTCCACGGAAAAGGACCTCATCATTACAATAAAGAATATACATGGAATTATCAAGGCTTAGTAATCGGAACCGACCCCGTCGCCTGCGACGCCACAGGACTACGGATACTAAAAGCAAAACGACTTCAGTATTTCGGTAGCGAACAACCGTTCGCTGTCTCTCCACATCACATTCAAGTAGCACAAGACAAATTCCACCTCGGCAATGCAGATGAAAACCGCATCGAACTAATCAAGTTGGGCTGGGAAGACGGTTTCCTGATTTAA
- a CDS encoding porin: MNKKILVANLFISFLFFGIVFFINTSIGAEDTQSTIDETQLLHRIEVLEKRVQELETLLKASGQFVQEQSAGQPAPVETKTGNDSNAKDNVENDRGEESQHILTPQWRDRFTFKSNDGKFELQVGGRVQLDWAFFDNDGDLASVFGEEDDGTQFRRAEIELGGKMYESVFYKMRFDFAGDKDLEGRAKFTDVYMGLSDIPYLGNIQVGHFREPFGLEQLTNYNYNTFMERGYNDVFNPKRNVGLMVFSSQLSNRIVWQAGVFKETDDFPSDNDSDDDRGYAVTGRFVGLPLYDEEEHKLLHLGIAYSHRNPDGAEFRYKANPECALAYSYLDTDRYKGFRIADAVADNVDLIGTELLWVYGPLSIQAEHALSYVETEFDGTREFQGGYIYSSYFLTGEHRTYNNKTGTLSRVKPNKNFSPKAGTWGAWELGLRYSWIDLDSGIIRGGKGEDWTLGLNWYLNPNARIYVNYTLATIEHDLYDGRLGILQTRFQIDF; this comes from the coding sequence ATGAACAAAAAAATATTAGTAGCTAATTTGTTTATCTCGTTTTTGTTTTTTGGTATAGTTTTTTTTATAAATACATCTATAGGAGCGGAAGATACGCAAAGTACAATTGATGAGACTCAGCTTCTACATCGGATAGAGGTGCTTGAAAAGAGAGTGCAGGAGCTGGAAACATTGCTAAAAGCAAGTGGTCAGTTCGTTCAAGAGCAATCTGCTGGACAACCTGCTCCTGTTGAGACTAAAACTGGAAATGACTCTAATGCCAAAGATAACGTGGAGAATGATAGGGGTGAAGAAAGTCAACACATTTTAACACCACAATGGAGAGACCGTTTTACGTTTAAGAGTAATGATGGTAAATTTGAATTGCAGGTAGGTGGTCGGGTTCAGTTAGATTGGGCATTTTTTGATAATGATGGGGATTTGGCTTCTGTTTTTGGAGAAGAAGATGATGGGACTCAGTTTCGTCGTGCAGAAATAGAACTTGGTGGGAAAATGTATGAATCCGTTTTTTATAAGATGAGGTTCGATTTTGCAGGGGATAAAGATTTGGAGGGGCGGGCTAAATTTACAGATGTATATATGGGGCTTTCGGATATTCCATATCTTGGGAATATTCAGGTTGGCCATTTTCGTGAACCTTTTGGACTGGAGCAATTGACCAATTACAATTATAATACTTTTATGGAACGAGGCTACAATGATGTTTTTAATCCGAAGCGGAATGTTGGATTAATGGTTTTCAGTTCTCAACTTTCAAACAGGATTGTCTGGCAGGCTGGTGTATTTAAGGAAACGGATGACTTCCCTTCGGATAATGATAGCGATGATGATCGAGGGTATGCTGTTACGGGTCGTTTCGTTGGTTTGCCCTTATATGATGAGGAGGAACATAAACTTTTACATCTGGGTATAGCATACAGTCATCGCAATCCAGATGGGGCAGAATTCCGTTATAAAGCGAATCCTGAATGTGCCCTTGCCTATTCGTATTTAGACACAGACCGATATAAAGGATTCCGAATTGCAGATGCTGTGGCAGATAATGTGGATTTGATAGGGACAGAATTGCTGTGGGTATATGGTCCACTTTCTATTCAAGCAGAACACGCTTTATCTTATGTAGAAACGGAATTTGATGGTACTCGGGAATTTCAAGGAGGTTATATTTACTCGAGTTACTTTCTAACGGGAGAACATCGTACATATAACAACAAAACAGGGACATTAAGTCGGGTTAAACCTAACAAAAACTTTTCACCTAAAGCAGGTACGTGGGGAGCATGGGAATTGGGGTTACGTTATTCATGGATAGACTTGGATAGTGGAATAATACGAGGGGGAAAGGGGGAAGATTGGACTTTGGGACTGAATTGGTATTTAAATCCCAATGCCCGTATTTATGTTAACTACACCCTTGCAACTATAGAGCATGATTTATATGATGGCAGGTTAGGCATTCTACAAACACGATTCCAAATAGACTTTTAA
- a CDS encoding HAD-IIA family hydrolase produces the protein MTQIEDIQCFLLDMDGTIYLGNRPIPGAKEFIGHLKLTGKKYLFFTNNPTKDAEQYQKKLGMLGIHVSKEHILTSGMATVEYLKRNTTYKKLFTVAPPSFEKELIRAGFHLVQDEPDAVVISFDITLTYEKLRKATYWLLQGLPYIATNPDLVCPTEDGPIPDCGSIAKLLHASTGREPRYIGKPNPEMIEMALKILNMRPQFTAMVGDRLYTDMEMAYRAGVTSILVLSGETTMEQLNKIEKKPDYIFPSISELLCAIKT, from the coding sequence ATGACGCAGATTGAAGATATACAGTGTTTTCTTTTAGATATGGATGGAACGATATATCTTGGAAATCGACCTATTCCAGGAGCCAAAGAATTTATAGGACATTTGAAATTAACTGGCAAGAAATATTTATTTTTTACAAATAATCCGACAAAGGATGCGGAACAGTATCAAAAGAAATTAGGTATGTTGGGGATTCATGTCTCGAAGGAACACATATTAACGTCAGGCATGGCAACAGTGGAATATCTGAAACGGAACACTACATATAAAAAACTTTTTACAGTAGCCCCACCTTCTTTTGAAAAAGAACTTATACGGGCAGGATTCCATCTGGTTCAAGATGAGCCTGATGCGGTTGTAATTTCATTTGATATTACATTAACTTATGAAAAATTGAGAAAGGCTACATATTGGCTTCTGCAAGGGTTGCCGTATATAGCAACTAATCCTGACTTAGTTTGTCCCACCGAGGATGGACCTATCCCTGATTGTGGTTCTATTGCAAAATTACTCCATGCAAGCACGGGCAGAGAGCCACGATATATTGGGAAACCAAATCCAGAAATGATTGAGATGGCATTGAAGATACTAAATATGCGACCTCAATTCACAGCGATGGTAGGGGATAGACTCTATACGGATATGGAGATGGCATACCGTGCAGGGGTTACATCTATTCTCGTTTTGTCGGGTGAGACAACGATGGAACAACTAAACAAGATAGAAAAGAAGCCAGACTATATTTTCCCATCGATAAGTGAACTTCTCTGTGCGATAAAGACGTGA
- a CDS encoding type II secretion system protein: MFRQIMILKKDKKKQQGMTLVELMFAGGIMAFVLSMIFTSVVTVGMNSEIHTQRLQAESVVNEILDQISRTDVTQILNFTPNLNHLPGNRAVVRIEAITASGSPISLPTTTSVSLPNPLEVRVTLTWQTTRGYTITKRGSTYVSN; encoded by the coding sequence ATGTTTCGACAAATAATGATATTAAAAAAAGACAAGAAAAAGCAACAAGGTATGACACTTGTTGAACTGATGTTTGCAGGTGGTATTATGGCATTCGTATTGAGTATGATTTTTACCTCTGTCGTGACGGTAGGTATGAATAGTGAAATACATACCCAACGATTACAGGCAGAGAGCGTGGTCAATGAAATATTAGACCAAATCAGCCGAACCGATGTAACACAGATTTTGAATTTTACCCCAAATCTTAACCATTTGCCGGGAAACCGTGCAGTCGTTCGTATTGAAGCTATTACTGCTTCAGGTTCCCCTATCAGTTTGCCTACGACTACAAGTGTAAGTTTGCCAAATCCGTTAGAGGTTCGAGTAACATTAACATGGCAAACGACACGTGGATACACCATAACCAAGAGAGGGTCAACTTATGTTTCCAACTAA
- a CDS encoding MFS transporter, which produces MSCNGTGGNNIFQNNTSQNKGWKEALKGNVLYLGLTSLFTDMSSEMVYPLLPLFIAGLVPAGSAVIYIGLMEGIAESTASLLKLVSGYLSDRLARRKALTVAGYFISTICRLFMAFSQTGLHVVLFRFLDRIGKGIRTSPRDALLSDSTPPEHRGLAFSFHRAMDHLGAVTGPILSVIILYLLLNEKFLPFMETAPERANLFSLRMLFVLSVVPGLVAVLVLAFFLREVPAPKNASTNIDTTSSIKTHRSFPKIFYLYLMSVSIFALGNSSDLFLVFYGSEKFHYGPLGVIIAWVLLHISKVCFSFPGGKLSDKLGRASLILTGWGIYTLVYLGMGFIQTSLLFWILLIIYGAYYGFTEGVEKALVADLIPSELRGSAYGMYHALIGISALPASLIFGVFWGLLGPATAFIIGASLSGIAMIIFVIFTLARRKGIQQG; this is translated from the coding sequence ATGTCATGCAATGGAACGGGTGGAAACAATATTTTTCAGAATAACACATCTCAAAACAAGGGATGGAAAGAAGCCTTAAAAGGGAACGTTCTATATCTTGGTTTGACAAGCTTATTTACGGATATGTCCTCAGAAATGGTATATCCACTTTTGCCGTTGTTTATCGCTGGACTTGTTCCAGCAGGTAGTGCAGTAATATATATTGGCCTTATGGAGGGTATAGCAGAAAGTACTGCAAGCCTTTTAAAACTTGTATCCGGTTATCTCAGTGACAGATTGGCTCGTAGAAAGGCATTAACAGTTGCTGGCTATTTTATTTCTACAATATGTCGTCTTTTCATGGCGTTCTCACAAACAGGATTACATGTCGTATTATTCCGTTTCCTTGACCGAATCGGCAAGGGAATACGCACATCACCCCGTGACGCATTATTAAGCGACTCCACGCCGCCAGAACATCGAGGGCTTGCTTTCAGTTTCCATCGTGCTATGGACCACTTAGGCGCTGTTACAGGTCCGATTTTATCCGTCATTATCCTATACCTTTTACTAAACGAAAAGTTCCTTCCATTTATGGAAACAGCGCCAGAACGAGCAAATCTGTTCTCATTGCGAATGCTATTTGTCCTGTCAGTTGTTCCTGGACTTGTTGCAGTTCTTGTGCTTGCCTTTTTCCTTAGAGAGGTTCCTGCTCCCAAGAATGCATCGACAAATATAGATACGACATCATCGATAAAAACGCATCGCTCATTCCCCAAAATATTTTATTTGTATCTCATGAGTGTTTCTATCTTTGCCCTCGGCAATAGTTCAGATTTGTTTCTTGTATTTTATGGTAGCGAAAAATTTCATTATGGTCCTCTGGGTGTTATTATTGCATGGGTACTACTTCACATCTCTAAGGTTTGTTTTAGTTTTCCCGGAGGAAAATTATCCGACAAGTTAGGACGTGCCAGTTTAATCCTTACAGGATGGGGAATTTATACCTTGGTCTATCTTGGGATGGGGTTTATCCAGACATCGTTATTATTTTGGATATTGTTAATTATATACGGAGCATATTACGGTTTTACAGAGGGTGTCGAAAAGGCATTAGTGGCTGATTTAATTCCGTCTGAATTGCGTGGCTCCGCTTATGGTATGTATCACGCACTTATAGGTATATCTGCTTTGCCCGCCAGCCTTATTTTCGGTGTATTTTGGGGCTTATTGGGACCAGCAACCGCCTTTATTATTGGAGCCTCTCTCTCCGGGATAGCAATGATTATATTTGTTATATTCACATTGGCTCGGAGAAAGGGTATTCAGCAGGGATAA
- the dut gene encoding dUTP diphosphatase → MATNNKNTIRVKVYKEPGTEDIPLPEYQTEGSAGMDLYAVVHDEVVLQPGERKLIPTGIRIALPDGYEAQIRPRSGLALKYGVGMPNTPGTIDADYRGEIGVILINWGTEPFKIKRGDRIAQMIVAPITRIAWEQTECLPPSGRGPGGFGHTGTSHKGDTSDRSDVSDKSDRSDVSDLI, encoded by the coding sequence ATGGCAACAAATAACAAAAATACTATTAGAGTAAAAGTTTACAAAGAACCCGGAACAGAAGATATACCCCTTCCGGAATATCAAACTGAAGGTTCTGCAGGTATGGATTTATACGCTGTCGTCCATGATGAGGTCGTATTGCAACCGGGCGAACGCAAACTAATCCCTACCGGTATCCGAATCGCCTTACCAGATGGTTACGAGGCACAAATACGACCGCGAAGTGGGTTGGCATTAAAATATGGTGTTGGTATGCCAAACACGCCAGGAACAATTGATGCGGATTATCGCGGGGAGATTGGTGTTATTCTTATTAATTGGGGCACGGAACCTTTTAAAATTAAACGGGGCGACCGCATCGCACAAATGATTGTTGCACCTATTACACGAATCGCATGGGAACAGACAGAGTGTTTACCGCCATCTGGACGTGGTCCTGGCGGATTTGGCCATACCGGAACCTCACACAAAGGGGACACATCGGACAGGTCAGATGTGTCGGACAAGTCGGACAGGTCGGACGTGTCAGACCTGATATAG
- a CDS encoding pitrilysin family protein has protein sequence MKNYKRASRLHISSLNENIHSYTLPNRIRVFTKQIPYLFSTTIGIWLPIGTTAEPQGKEGLAHFLEHLFFKGTKTRTTREIMEAIECKGGQINAFTAQEYTCIYIKTLTEHIHNGIEILSDILINSTFHNLEKEKNVILEEIASLEDSPEENIIDLLHQFIWQNHPLSRPILGTFDSVSQITKRDISSFYKKYYTTNNLIITAVGNFEEPRLIESINRWFQHFPAKVSPIKQQKPPQFHSGVEQHKREISQIHFCLAFPAPAVISAERFICDLATNILGGGSTSRLFYRIREQEGLAYNIFSFHDLFRTAGAFGVYAGVAPENFKRVLNLTVQEIQRLKTELVSEQSLDLYREELKGEFLLAHEHASTHMTRIGKSIIYHNQIISIQELLNSYDCITPEEIRTFFQKYCRTETSALVFIGPEKYKFKMNIEI, from the coding sequence ATGAAGAACTATAAAAGGGCATCTCGCTTACATATTTCGTCACTTAACGAGAATATTCATTCATATACACTACCCAATCGGATACGTGTTTTCACGAAACAGATTCCGTATCTTTTCTCAACGACTATTGGTATCTGGTTGCCAATTGGTACTACAGCAGAACCGCAAGGCAAAGAGGGACTTGCTCACTTTTTAGAGCATTTGTTCTTTAAAGGGACAAAGACACGAACTACCCGTGAAATTATGGAAGCAATAGAATGTAAAGGCGGGCAAATCAATGCCTTTACTGCACAAGAATATACGTGCATCTATATCAAAACACTCACAGAACATATACATAACGGGATAGAAATCCTTTCCGATATTCTTATCAATTCCACCTTCCATAATTTAGAGAAGGAGAAAAATGTTATCCTGGAAGAAATTGCATCTCTGGAGGATTCACCAGAAGAGAATATTATAGACTTGCTTCACCAATTTATCTGGCAGAATCATCCCCTATCCCGTCCTATTTTAGGAACCTTTGACTCTGTTAGCCAAATAACGAAACGGGATATATCAAGTTTCTATAAGAAGTATTACACAACGAATAATCTTATTATTACTGCAGTAGGAAACTTTGAAGAGCCGAGGCTTATTGAATCGATAAATCGCTGGTTCCAACACTTTCCTGCAAAGGTATCACCGATAAAACAACAAAAACCCCCTCAATTTCATTCTGGTGTGGAACAGCATAAGCGGGAAATATCTCAAATACATTTTTGTTTAGCCTTTCCTGCCCCAGCTGTAATAAGTGCCGAACGGTTTATCTGTGATTTAGCAACAAATATTCTCGGTGGAGGTTCAACCTCACGACTTTTCTACCGCATTCGTGAGCAAGAAGGATTGGCTTATAATATTTTCTCTTTTCATGACCTCTTCCGAACAGCGGGAGCGTTTGGTGTTTATGCCGGAGTGGCTCCTGAAAATTTCAAGAGGGTTCTCAATCTAACTGTTCAAGAGATACAACGATTAAAGACGGAATTGGTATCTGAGCAATCGTTAGACCTTTATCGAGAAGAGTTAAAAGGCGAATTTCTGCTTGCTCACGAACATGCCTCAACGCACATGACCCGCATAGGAAAGAGTATTATCTATCATAATCAAATTATATCTATTCAAGAATTACTAAACTCTTATGACTGCATAACACCGGAGGAGATTCGCACCTTTTTCCAGAAATACTGTAGAACAGAAACGTCCGCTCTTGTTTTTATCGGTCCAGAAAAATATAAATTTAAAATGAATATAGAAATATAA
- the pnp gene encoding polyribonucleotide nucleotidyltransferase: protein MVEKVSVTVGSKEILFETGKIAKQADGSVICQCGDTIVLSTACVDMNVKPDVDFFPLTVDYREKFYSVGQIPGNFFRRESKPSEREILVSRLTDRPLRPLFPKAFKNEVQVCQTVLSADNIHDPDVLSINAASASLHISPIPLLEPIGAVRVGYIDGNFIVNPAISEMKDSLIDLVVAGTADAICMVEGMAKEVSEQIMLEALEFGHEWIKKIVSAIEELRSKCGKEKIKVEEPIRNAELEQDVKQWLSSRIETALFQPVKHERRDAIKNLEEEVLTYVKEKYTEEQHAEFLPQVKDIFEEVVRTTLREQVIKDNRRVDGRALNEIRPITIEIGILPRAHGSALFTRGETQALVTTTLGTSQDEQRLDELTGDAFSRFFLHYNFPPWSVGEVGKIGAPGRREVGHGKLAERALTGVLPFDPNDSTLVEDPTNAFPYVVRVVSDITESNGSSSMATVCGGSLSLMDAGVPIKAHVAGIAMGLIKEGDEFRILTDILGDEDHLGDMDFKVCGTREGITAFQMDTKIKGVPRSVMEQALEQAKQGRLHILEKMEAVIPQPRPEISPYAPRIYTIKIDPDKIREVIGPGGKIIRDIQLKTGTEITIQNDGTVLIAAVDKESADKTIDMIQAITAEVEVGKIYHGKVTRIMNFGAFVSLLGNREGLIHISELAPHRVREVTDEVNIGDEVDVKVIEVDKFGRINLSKVQADIELGKIPNQQKSKPTHSEPPYDRFDRKDRGGRNQGRNNFNKHHR, encoded by the coding sequence ATGGTAGAAAAAGTATCAGTTACAGTCGGTTCCAAAGAAATCCTGTTCGAAACGGGGAAAATTGCAAAACAGGCAGACGGCTCGGTCATTTGTCAGTGTGGAGATACAATAGTATTATCTACCGCTTGCGTTGACATGAATGTCAAGCCTGATGTTGACTTTTTCCCTTTAACCGTTGATTATCGTGAAAAATTTTACTCCGTAGGACAAATCCCAGGTAATTTTTTCCGTCGTGAATCGAAACCCTCAGAGCGTGAAATACTTGTTTCTCGCTTAACAGACCGACCTCTTCGTCCTTTATTTCCGAAGGCATTCAAGAATGAGGTTCAGGTCTGTCAAACTGTTTTATCCGCAGACAATATTCACGACCCAGATGTATTATCCATTAATGCAGCCTCTGCGTCGCTTCATATTTCACCTATCCCCTTATTAGAACCGATAGGGGCAGTCCGTGTCGGATATATCGATGGCAATTTCATTGTAAATCCTGCAATAAGCGAGATGAAGGATAGCCTAATCGACCTCGTTGTAGCAGGCACTGCAGATGCCATTTGTATGGTAGAGGGGATGGCAAAAGAAGTCTCTGAACAAATCATGCTTGAAGCCCTTGAGTTTGGGCATGAATGGATAAAGAAAATTGTTTCTGCAATAGAAGAGTTGCGGAGTAAATGTGGTAAAGAAAAGATTAAGGTAGAAGAACCTATACGAAATGCGGAATTGGAGCAAGATGTAAAGCAATGGTTGTCGTCCAGAATCGAGACTGCTTTGTTCCAACCTGTTAAACACGAGCGACGTGATGCGATTAAAAACCTTGAAGAAGAAGTGCTTACATATGTTAAAGAGAAATATACCGAAGAGCAACATGCCGAATTTCTTCCTCAAGTAAAGGATATTTTTGAGGAAGTAGTTCGGACAACACTTCGCGAACAAGTTATAAAAGACAATCGCCGAGTGGATGGCCGTGCACTAAACGAAATTCGACCTATCACCATTGAGATTGGTATTCTTCCACGAGCCCATGGTTCCGCTCTTTTTACTCGTGGTGAGACCCAAGCCCTTGTTACTACAACATTAGGAACCAGTCAGGATGAACAGCGGTTAGACGAACTTACAGGTGACGCATTCAGTCGGTTCTTCCTTCATTATAATTTTCCACCATGGTCTGTCGGTGAAGTTGGGAAAATAGGTGCCCCTGGCCGTCGTGAAGTTGGACATGGCAAATTAGCAGAACGTGCCCTTACGGGTGTTTTGCCTTTTGACCCAAATGATTCGACGTTGGTTGAAGACCCTACAAATGCATTCCCGTATGTGGTACGTGTTGTTTCCGATATTACCGAAAGCAATGGTTCCAGCTCGATGGCGACGGTCTGTGGCGGTTCTTTGAGTCTGATGGATGCTGGTGTCCCGATAAAAGCACACGTAGCAGGTATTGCGATGGGACTTATCAAAGAAGGAGATGAATTTCGAATCCTTACGGATATTTTAGGTGATGAAGACCATCTTGGCGATATGGACTTTAAGGTGTGTGGTACTCGGGAAGGTATCACTGCATTTCAGATGGACACAAAAATCAAAGGTGTTCCTCGTTCGGTTATGGAGCAAGCCTTAGAACAAGCCAAGCAAGGACGGCTCCATATATTGGAGAAAATGGAAGCAGTAATTCCACAACCTCGACCCGAAATATCGCCTTATGCCCCGAGAATTTATACAATAAAGATAGACCCAGATAAGATTCGTGAGGTTATTGGGCCTGGTGGAAAAATTATCCGTGATATACAATTAAAAACAGGAACCGAAATTACGATACAAAATGATGGCACTGTTCTGATTGCTGCTGTCGATAAAGAAAGTGCCGATAAAACTATTGATATGATACAAGCCATAACAGCAGAAGTTGAGGTGGGTAAAATTTATCACGGTAAAGTAACACGTATTATGAACTTTGGTGCTTTTGTCAGCTTATTAGGGAACCGCGAAGGTTTAATTCATATCTCCGAATTAGCACCTCACCGTGTCCGTGAAGTTACGGATGAAGTTAATATTGGTGATGAAGTCGATGTTAAGGTAATTGAGGTTGATAAATTTGGACGGATTAACCTTTCTAAAGTTCAGGCAGATATCGAATTAGGGAAAATTCCGAATCAGCAAAAGAGTAAACCTACACATTCCGAACCACCGTATGATAGATTTGACAGAAAAGACCGAGGCGGAAGGAATCAGGGCAGAAACAATTTTAACAAACATCATCGTTAA
- the rpsO gene encoding 30S ribosomal protein S15 → MALTKERKQELIHEFARTSGDTGSPEVQIAILTERIRELTEHLKKHKKDFASRRGLLQMVGKRRSLLAYLRKSDFERYQTLIDKLNLRK, encoded by the coding sequence ATGGCACTCACAAAAGAAAGAAAGCAAGAACTTATTCACGAATTTGCACGCACAAGTGGAGATACAGGTTCTCCCGAAGTCCAGATTGCTATTCTCACTGAGAGAATCAGGGAACTGACAGAACACTTGAAAAAGCATAAGAAAGATTTTGCCAGTCGTCGCGGTCTCCTTCAAATGGTAGGAAAACGACGTTCACTATTGGCATATCTTCGCAAGAGTGATTTTGAACGTTATCAAACCCTTATTGATAAACTAAACCTAAGAAAATAA
- a CDS encoding phosphoglycerate kinase, giving the protein MNKLTLKDIDIRGKRVLMRVDFNVPQNDDGSIRDDTRIRAALPSINYVRENGGKLILMSHLGRPKDYIKAGDTEGLKKLKLDPVADRLRELIGGNVKKVDQVVGPEVEKAVAEMQAGDVLLLENTRFEKGEEKNDPELSQQLAKLGDVYVSDAFGTVHRAHASTEGVTKFMPVSVAGFLVAKEIEYFEKVLNNPERPLVAILGGKKVNDKIKVIENLLNLVDVLIIGGGMSYTFLKALGYEIGDSLLDKEGIEFAKNAMEKAKERNIPLLLPEDIVVANKFASDAETKVVPANGIEPGWMGMDIGPKTIEKFCNEIRKAKMVVWNGPVGVFEMEPFAKGSRALAECLANSGAISVIGGGDTAAAIEAFGLTDKMSHVSTGGGASLEMLEGKQLPGVVALTDRDAVFGCGCGCTCC; this is encoded by the coding sequence ATGAATAAATTAACATTAAAAGATATTGATATACGTGGGAAGCGTGTTCTTATGCGGGTGGATTTCAATGTGCCCCAGAATGATGATGGTAGTATCCGCGATGATACCCGTATTCGTGCCGCTTTACCCAGCATTAACTATGTCCGCGAGAACGGCGGGAAATTAATCCTGATGTCTCATTTAGGTAGGCCTAAGGATTATATTAAAGCGGGGGATACCGAAGGTTTGAAAAAGCTAAAATTAGATCCCGTTGCAGACCGTCTGCGTGAATTGATAGGTGGTAATGTAAAGAAGGTTGACCAGGTGGTTGGTCCAGAAGTTGAGAAAGCGGTTGCAGAGATGCAGGCGGGCGACGTTTTATTACTTGAAAATACACGGTTTGAAAAAGGCGAAGAGAAGAACGACCCTGAACTTTCTCAACAACTTGCAAAATTAGGCGATGTATATGTCAGCGATGCTTTTGGGACTGTCCATCGGGCACATGCTTCTACAGAAGGTGTTACCAAATTCATGCCCGTAAGTGTAGCAGGGTTTCTTGTTGCCAAGGAAATTGAATATTTTGAAAAGGTTCTTAATAATCCGGAACGTCCTTTAGTTGCGATTCTTGGCGGTAAGAAGGTTAATGACAAGATTAAAGTTATCGAAAATTTGTTGAATCTTGTTGACGTTCTGATTATTGGTGGTGGCATGTCCTATACCTTCTTGAAAGCCTTAGGTTATGAGATTGGCGATTCACTTCTGGATAAGGAAGGGATTGAATTCGCCAAGAACGCAATGGAAAAAGCAAAGGAGCGCAATATCCCATTATTATTACCAGAAGATATTGTAGTTGCTAATAAGTTTGCTTCTGATGCGGAAACCAAGGTGGTACCTGCAAATGGAATAGAACCAGGCTGGATGGGTATGGACATTGGACCGAAGACGATAGAGAAATTCTGCAATGAAATTCGCAAAGCCAAAATGGTTGTGTGGAATGGTCCCGTAGGTGTGTTTGAGATGGAACCTTTTGCAAAAGGTTCACGTGCTCTTGCAGAATGCCTTGCTAATAGCGGTGCAATCAGCGTAATTGGTGGTGGTGATACTGCAGCAGCCATTGAAGCCTTTGGTTTGACGGATAAGATGTCCCATGTGTCCACTGGTGGTGGAGCCTCCCTGGAAATGTTGGAAGGGAAGCAATTACCCGGTGTAGTTGCTCTTACAGATAGGGATGCAGTTTTTGGTTGCGGTTGTGGTTGTACCTGCTGTTAA